In Lactuca sativa cultivar Salinas chromosome 5, Lsat_Salinas_v11, whole genome shotgun sequence, the DNA window TAATGATCAGGTAACCTTGATATGAACCAAATCCAAGAATCTTTCCCGTATGATCCCTTCTGCATCAACAAATATCAAAACTATGGTCATTTGCTCTTTTTTAGACTCATCTTGTGACTCATCAACCATGAAACAAAAGTATGAATTCCCCACTTCACTACAAATATGTTTTTGAACTTTATTTGCAATAAtactaagaattttttttttttgaatttctctAGAAGTATACTTGAAATTATAAGGAGCTTTCTCTAATATAACATTTGCAACTTCATCATTATAAGATgctataagttttagtagttggAGAAAATTACCAGGATTTTTGGAATTAGGACTTTCATCATTTCCTCGTAAAGCACAAGCTTGGAATGTCAACCAACGAACTATGTCAATCGAACTTTTTAATCGTAAAAGATTCTTCAATATCTGCGCTTCATTTTGCTTCACTATGATATTTTCAATGTGTGCTTCTTGGTCCATCAAGTTTTCAGTGAATGCAACTGCATTTCTATGTTGTGAACAACCAATATGCTTCAAGAACGCACAATTTTTCCCGCCATTAACTTTTTTCCAATTGTCAAATCCTTTAACAGTAAATGCATCATAACCATGACACACACTTGGTTTATCGTTAAATATATAAGACATAAAAGAATAAGATGAGTGTGTTGTTGGAGAATATTATAACCAATTATGGAAAATGTTGAACCAAAAATATTTGAATCAACGAGGGTGTTTCTTTGAACCTTTAGCATGATACTCTTTAAGACCTATTTGGAAAGGTCCTAAAGTCATATAAGCTCGTCTTACTTCTTCTCTTAAATTAACCGGATAATCCCACATTTGTTTTCATTTAGTAGGATCTCTTTCTAGTTGCTTAAGATCCACCTCATTAGGATTTGATTGTGTGGCTTCAGAAATGTCATTCTCTTGTTGATTTCCATGTTGTTGTAGTTGTGGCTCACTTGTTGAAGCTTTTTGATGTTTACTCTCATGATTTTCGTTAAGTGTTTCTTCATCATCACCCATTCTTTTGAAAAAAGAATGAATGGTTTTCATCTTGCCCATAATTGTatctattaaaaaaatcaaaatgtatgAACAATTCATTCACAATCAGCCAACTAAATTAAATTTCTACAaaagaaaacatataacattgtGTGAAATCCTAATTACTTGATTCTCAAATTTCAACAACAAGAAAATGGAGGAACAATTCATATTAATCAATAATCTCAGCTCATTTAGACAAACAACAAGCAGTTTGGGGAACAACAGTGAACAGTCAACAGTGTGTGAAATCATTTAACTGTGTGAAATTCCCACAACAAGCAATTAAGCAAATGGAGAAAAAAAAGGAATTAAGAAATACATAATTAGAatttagaaaagaaagaagaTAAAAACTGAGGCAAGAAAGTGAGAAACATacttaattttctaatttttcttcTGTGAACAAGATTACAATTTACAAGAAAGAACAACAGAAGAGAAGACAGAAGACTGAAGGTTTGTTGCCGCCTGCGCCCTGCTGTGCTACGTCTGATGGTGGAAGCAGGAGGCCAAAGGGTCAAGGGTGACCTGTGGTGGCGATGCTGACAGTGGATGGTGGTGATTGTGGCGTGAGGCTCTGAGGCGTCCGACGACTACCAGCGAGCAATGAAGAACAGATTGGGGTGTTCGATTCACCATTTAGTCATTCTCGTTCACATCTTTCTGATTGGGAAGCAGGGGCCACATCCCAATTTTCACAATCCTAGGCCTATATCTCGAAAAACTGAACTTATTGGACTACTTCTAACCCAAaattcagggggggggggggaagaccCC includes these proteins:
- the LOC111920646 gene encoding uncharacterized protein LOC111920646, whose translation is MSYIFNDKPSVCHGYDAFTVKGFDNWKKVNGGKNCAFLKHIGCSQHRNAVAFTENLMDQEAHIENIIVKQNEAQILKNLLRLKSSIDIVRWLTFQACALRGNDESPNSKNPGNFLQLLKLIASYNDEVANVILEKAPYNFNEVGNSYFCFMVDESQDESKKEQMTIVLIFVDAEGIIRERFLDLVHIKALVLKDFPYVYYVHCFAHRLQRALVAASREIIHVHQFFSNLIFTINVVCASSKRHDELQEAKTIEIEHLLELGEIESDLFTSTLDKQLHELNSRFNDQVMELLRLSSTLVSKEHPKVINIDQICLLVEKYYPEDFREQERI